The segment CGCCTCGAGCGATGCGTGCAGCCGTGACTCGAAATCGCGCGCGTCCGCCGCCCGCTCGCGCACGCGCTCCATGAGCTCGTGAGCCGCGGCCTCGGTGAAGGCGAGAAAGGCTGCGCGCTTGTCGGGGAAGTGCACGTAGAACGTGCCGATCGCGACGTCGGCCTTGCGCGCGATGTCCTGGGGCCGGGTCGCGTCGTACCCGATGCTGGCGAACAGCGCGCGCGCAGCGTCGAGCAGACGCGCCCGAGTCTCGGCCTTCTGCCGTTCACGCCTCGAGGGAATCGGGACCGCTGCGGTCACTTCGCTGAATATCTGTCATCGATGACAAAAAGTCAACGAAGAGCACCTTTGCGCCTGGCGCTCCGGGCTAAAACCCTCGGTCGCTGTGCTCGAGGACTCGCAACGCTCCCTCCGGGTTTTGCCCCGGCCGCGCCGGCGGACCACATCCATCCGCCCCACCACTAAAAATGAGATCGCGTCGACGCGGGTTGCCTCGTCGACCCTGCGGCCCGCGCCCGATGGTGTTGCGAACGCGGGCTGGATGGTGGAAGAGGCAACCAACGTCGAC is part of the Myxococcota bacterium genome and harbors:
- a CDS encoding helix-turn-helix domain-containing protein — translated: MTAAVPIPSRRERQKAETRARLLDAARALFASIGYDATRPQDIARKADVAIGTFYVHFPDKRAAFLAFTEAAAHELMERVRERAADARDFESRLHASLEA